ATCAAAAGCTTGCAACAAGAGGCGCTCAAACCGGGCCATTTCGCTCAGTATCCCATGGTCAGAAAAAGGGGGATGATCCTCGAGAAATTCGGGAAGCCTGTCACCAAAGTGTCGCAAAGATGGATCAGTTGATGGATATTGAGCAAGAAATCCGTTCACCATGTCATCAAATAAGTCGTCGCCTAAGTAAAGGCCGAGCATTTCGTGATCTTGTTCCAGTACTTTGGTGAGGCGAATTCGATAGGCATTTTGATAGATTGCAGCCCTGTCCTGAACGTTTAAGCCTGGTTGGGGTGCAATCTGATTGAGTAAGTCTGCTCCCGCGCCATTGAGCATCGCAACAAATGCTTGCTGAAGTTGGGCTAACTTAGCCATTGGGCCTCCAACTGAGCGGGGCAAGCTCTCTGGCCTGGTGTAATTCTGCCATCAGGGTTTCGAAAGGGGGAAAATTATCGTCTCGTTCAATCATGGTATTGACTGGCGGCCTTGATTGCGTATAACGCTGAAACAATTGCCAGACGGCGTCGCATACAGGTTGATCATGTGTGTCGACAATATGACTGCCGAAATCGCTGTGCCCGGCCAAATGTATCTGTGCAACCGCTTGCTGAGGGATAGCGTTGAGGTAATCCATGGCATCAAAGCCATGATTTCTGGCACTGACATAGACGTTATTGATATCGAGCAAAAACTGGCAGCCCGACTGCTGATGTAGTGTCGATAAAAAGTCCCACTCCGTCATCTGAGATTGATGATAGGTGAGGTAGCTGGAGACATTTTCGAGGATGATAGGACGTTCCAAATAATCCTGAATAATGTGTAGACGTTCGCACAAATGTGTCAGGGCCTCTTCGGTATATGGCAGTGGCAGTAAATCATGGCTGTTAAACTCCCAAGGGACGAAAAACACAAGTGGTCAGAAATCCATACCGGGTTTACGCGTTGAATGGTGCGTTTAAGTTGCCCAAGGTATTCAAAATTTATTGCTGATGTGCTGCCAATCGACATAGACACACCATGCATGGCAATTGGATAGCGCTCTTTTATCTGATCGAGATAATGCCAGGGCTTTCCGCCTTCGACGAAATAGTTTTCAGAGATGATCTCGAACCAGTCAACGTCCGGTTGAGTTTGGATAATGTCTTCGAAATAGCAGGTTCTGAGTCCCAGGCCAAATCCCAGATAGGGCGGTATAGCGTTCAATGTGTCTTCCGTTTAAAGCAAGAGGTTGGGATCAGCAGGCGGGCATGTTCGGTGTCTGCCTGCTGACACAAGGCTAGCTTGTTAGCTGTCGACTTTGCCACCTATGTCCTGACATGCTTTAGCTGGCATTTTTACAAACCCAGTACCTTTTACAGGACGCATGGCCACCACAGGCATTATTGGCGGTTTTACAGTCATTGTGGCCACCGCAAATGTTGACGTCATTGCACTTTACCAGGTCAGATTTGGCTACTGAACCGACCCACTCATCTTTTACTTTACCACCCACATCCGCACATGCTTTAGTTGGCATAGCAACAAAGCCTGTCCCTTTACAGCTGGCTTGTCCTGAACAGGCATTGCTTGCTGTTTTACAATCATTGTGACCACCACAAATGTTAACATCATAGCAGTGAACCAGATCGGTACTCGCACCACTGGTATTTGCATTTGCTGTATTAGATGACGTGTTGTCTGTTGCGTTACAGCCCACCAAGCCTGCAACCATGACCGCCATCGCGGCCCCCGTTAGTGCTTTCATATTATCTTCCTCATTGAGTGTGTGCCAAACTGAGCGTGGCGGCTACCTGACCCAAAATAACAACTCTCTTCTATTCAACAGGTAGTTCAGCAGCATGTTCATGCCCGTACTTATCGGTAGTGTTTAGCTACCTGAACATGCTGCTGTAACGACAAGACCTGTGCCAGGTGAAATTCATTTCAGTGTAGTCGAAAATTTTTGCCCAAGCAAAGAAAATACAAGTATCTGGTCGTCAGTGTTTGAGCCTGGATAGGGGTGGGAGAAATACGTCTAACTGATAAAACTAAGTTTATTTATCAGAGGTTTACACATATTTAGGA
This window of the Pseudoalteromonas rubra genome carries:
- a CDS encoding HvfC/BufC N-terminal domain-containing protein, translated to MAKLAQLQQAFVAMLNGAGADLLNQIAPQPGLNVQDRAAIYQNAYRIRLTKVLEQDHEMLGLYLGDDLFDDMVNGFLAQYPSTDPSLRHFGDRLPEFLEDHPPFSDHGILSEMARFERLLLQAFDAPDAPRLTIQALQQIPANLWPNVVFYAASKCAITSLSVFRC